The Epinephelus lanceolatus isolate andai-2023 chromosome 8, ASM4190304v1, whole genome shotgun sequence genome includes a window with the following:
- the l1cama gene encoding neural cell adhesion molecule L1.2 isoform X1 codes for MPHTQRQQVGSRGQCSSCLLPFLLLLLLLSLAAQPSRAAIHIPSNYHISDLKRPPMITTQPESVTVFSIEDLVMNCEATGNPPPIFRWTKDGEEFDPGRDPELKVTERSGSFAFYTLSNTMETLKQYQGKYVCYASNELGTAVSNEAILNTDVPPSQQKEKKVNVRSEEGSSIVLKCNPPQSSMEPIIHWMDWRLHHIVLSERVVVGKDGNLYFAHLTTEDSRDDYTCNVQYLATRTILAKEPITLTVNPSNSVLRNRRPHMMRPTGSRSTYHALRGQTVELECIVQGLPTPKVTWLRKDGEMSESRTVKDMFDRRLRFTNISESDGGEYQCTAENSQGKATHTYIVAVEAAPYWIKEPPSQLYAPGETVRLDCQADGIPSPTISWTINGVPLSAIDKDPRRSLTAGGSLILKDVNFGDTAIYQCQASNKHGTILTNTNVYVIELPPQILTEDGSTYTFAEGQKASLECETFGSPKPKVIWESSNTSSLLADPRVNLLTNGVLEIFNVTHEDEGLYTCSVHNTNLSVSAELEVLNRTVILSPPQALKVLRGDTAIFTCLALVDPKLGSPFIQWRKNGEKLIDSHSDEKYTSDGPDFKITNVEEDDEGVYTCQVITRLDMAEASGSLTLWDRPDPPSLLQITDTKHRSVTLSWTPGDDHNSPVQEYVVEFEDQGLKERGWEVLKRVGGNKEHAVLPLWPYMSYRFRVIAINDVGKSGPSKLSEIHKTPAEAPDNNPEDVRSESKDPNTLVITWKEMDKRNFNGPDFSYRVLWRRVVGSGPNWHTNYTTTPSFTVDGVGNFSAFEIKVQAINEKGEGPEPDPVIGYSGEDVPLEAPMDVGVVLINSTTIRVSWAAVNKEKVRGHLLGYKVYLTRKGSRGHHRGRRSKEPETTVVVETGASEEKKVISGLRPYSRYDLTVTVFNSKGEGPPSEALSFNTHEGVPGPPMSLMLDSPSETEMTLHWTPPGQPNGMLIGYLLQYQQIVESDDSPMQVETIDDHTATHLTLKGLDRHSHYRFFLRGRTAAGDGEPIMREGATMLDGVPPDNISLSAGENAVNLSWVAKKRHRNVSFQIHYIKKNDGSKWKKTEKVNSSQSFYRLQGLTPGSHYRLRFTYSNTTFWETDIVTEGTEVKEVQQGFATQGWFIGVVSAIVLLLLTLLILCFIKRSKGGKYSVKDKEEGPMDSEARPMKDETFGEYRSLESDLEEKRTASQPSLGEESKLCSEDNLDFNGSSAITTELNMDESLVSQFSRPSEGPEVLHGLPDISPLNPTTVSPATNGMPNSVTILD; via the exons ATGCCTCACACGCAGCGACAGCAGGTTGGCAGTAGGGGGCAGTGCTCCTCTTgcctcctccccttcctcctcctcctcctcctcctctcccttgcTGCCCAGCCCAGCCGAGCAGCCATACACATACCCTCCAACT ACCACATAAGTGATC TCAAGAGGCCTCCAATGATCACCACACAGCCGGAGTCTGTCACGGTCTTTAGCATTGAAGACCTCGTCATGAACTGTGAAGCCACCGGCAACCCTCCACCCAT TTTCCGATGGACGAAGGATGGAGAGGAGTTTGACCCAGGCAGGGACCCAGAGCTAAAGGTGACTGAGCGCTCTGGTTCATTCGCATTCTACACTCTCAGTAATACTATGGAGACTCTGAAGCAGTACCAAGGCAAATATGTCTGCTACGCATCCAACGAGCTGGGGACAGCCGTCTCTAACGAGGCCATACTCAACACTGATG TTCCCCCGTCCCAgcagaaggaaaaaaaggttAATGTGAGGTCTGAAGAGGGAAGCAGTATTGTTCTGAAGTGTAACCCTCCGCAGAGCTCTATGGAGCCTATCATTCACTGGATGGACTGGA GGCTACACCATATCGTGCTGAGTGAGCGTGTGGTAGTGGGGAAGGATGGCAACCTATACTTTGCCCATTTGACAACGGAGGACAGCAGGGATGACTACACCTGCAATGTCCAGTACCTGGCGACACGTACCATTCTTGCAAAGGAACCCATCACTCTGACTGTAAACCCCT CCAACTCCGTACTGCGGAACAGGAGGCCCCACATGATGAGACCTACTGGAAGCCGCAGCACTTACCATGCCCTCAGGGGCCAGACCGTGGAGCTTGAGTGCATCGTCCAAGGCCT TCCAACTCCCAAAGTCACGTGGCTGAGGAAGGACGGTGAGATGTCAGAATCACGGACCGTTAAAGACATGTTCGACCGGCGCCTGCGCTTTACTAATATCTCAGAGAGCGATGGGGGCGAGTACCAGTGTACAGCTGAGAACTCCCAAGGGAAAgccacacacacttacattgTGGCTGTAGAAG CGGCTCCCTACTGGATCAAGGAGCCACCCAGCCAGTTATATGCCCCAGGTGAGACTGTCAGACTGGACTGCCAGGCAGATGGCATCCCGTCTCCTACCATCAGCTGGACCATCAACGGGGTCCCTCTCTCAG CCATCGACAAGGATCCCAGACGTTCTCTGACAGCAGGCGGATCTCTAATCCTAAAAGATGTCAACTTTGGAGACACTGCCATCTACCAGTGCCAGGCCTCAAACAAGCATGGAACcatcctcaccaacaccaacgTCTACGTCATTG agCTGCCTCCCCAGATCCTCACTGAGGATGGGAGTACATACACGTTTGCAGAGGGCCAGAAGGCTTCCTTGGAGTGTGAGACCTTTGGATCTCCTAAACCTAAAGTCATATG GGAGAGCAGCAACACTTCCTCCCTTTTGGCGGATCCCAGAGTGAACCTGCTCACCAATGGGGTGCTTGAGATCTTTAATGTCACCCACGAGGACGAGGGCCTCTACACCTGCTCTGTACATAACACCAACTTGTCTGTCAGTGCCGAGCTCGAAGTGCTTA ACAGGACAGTCATCCTGTCACCTCCACAGGCTCTGAAGGTGCTGCGTGGAGACACAGCAATCTTCACTTGTCTGGCTCTCGTTGACCCCAAACTCGGCTCTCCATTTATTCAGTGGAGAAAGAATGGTGAAAAGCTCATTGATTCCCACAGTGATGAAAA ATACACATCTGATGGACCAGACTTTAAAATAACTAACGTGGAAGAAGATGATGAGGGCGTATACACCTGTCAGGTCATCACAAGGCTTGACATGGCTGAAGCCAGTGGCAGCCTCACTTTATGGG ATCGCCCAgatcctccttccctcctccagATCACTGATACCAAGCACCGTTCAGTCACCCTCAGCTGGACTCCTGGAGACGACCACAACAGCCCCGTGCAAG AGTATGTGGTTGAGTTTGAAGATCAAGGTTTGAAGGAGAGGGGTTGGGAAGTGCTGAAGAGAGTAGGAGGAAACAAGGAGCATGCTGTCCTCCCTCTGTGGCCCTACATGTCCTATCGTTTCCGGGTCATTGCCATCAATGATGTGGGAAAGAGCGGCCCCAGCAAGCTTTCTGAAATTCACAAAACACCTGCTGAAG CTCCAGACAATAATCCTGAAGATGTTAGGAGTGAGTCCAAAGACCCAAACACCCTGGTTATCACCTGGAAG GAAATGGACAAACGTAACTTCAATGGACCTGACTTCAGCTACCGGGTTCTGTGGAGGCGAGTGGTGGGCAGCGGGCCCAACTGGCACACCAACTACACAACCACACCGTCATTCACGGTCGATGGCGTTGGCAACTTTTCTGCCTTTGAGATCAAAGTTCAGGCTATCAATGAGAAAGGGGAGGGACCTGAGCCAGACCCCGTCATTGGCTACTCTGGAGAAGATG TTCCACTGGAGGCTCCAATGGATGTGGGTGTTGtgctgataaacagcactaccaTCAGAGTGAGCTGGGCAGCAGTAAACAAAGAGAAGGTCAGAGGACACCTGCTGGGATACAAG GTCTACTTGACCAGAAAGGGCTCCAGGGGCCACCACCGAGGCCGGAGGTCCAAGGAGCCGGAGACCACTGTGGTGGTGGAGACTGGGGCCAGTGAGGAGAAGAAGGTGATCAGTGGTCTCAGACCGTATTCCCGCTACGACCTGACCGTCACGGTATTCAACAGCAAGGGAGAGGGACCCCCCTCTGAGGCGCTGTCCTTCAATACTCATGAGGGAG TTCCTGGTCCTCCTATGTCCCTGATGCTGGACAGCCCatcagagacagaaatgacccTCCACTGGACACCTCCGGGCCAGCCCAATGGAATGCTCATTGGATATCTGCTGCAGTACCAACAAA TTGTGGAGAGTGATGACAGCCCCATGCAGGTAGAGACGATAGACGACCACACAGCCACCCACCTCACCCTGAAGGGCCTGGACCGCCACAGCCACTATCGCTTCTTCTTGAGGGGGCGCACTGCTGCAGGCGACGGAGAGCCCATCATGAGGGAGGGCGCCACCATGCTGGATGGAG TGCCTCCTGACAACATCAGCCTTTCTGCGGGGGAAAACGCAGTTAACCTGAGCTGGGTGGCCAAGAAGAGACACAGGAATGTTAGCTTCCAGATCCACTACATCAAAAAAAACG ATGGCAGTAAATGGAAGAAAACGGAGAAGGTGAACTCCTCTCAGTCTTTCTACCGCCTCCAGGGCCTGACTCCTGGCTCTCATTATCGTCTACGCTTCACCTACAGCAACACCACCTTCTGGGAGACTGACATCGTGACAGAAGGAACAG AAGTGAAGGAGGTGCAGCAAGGCTTTGCAACGCAGGGCTGGTTTATCGGTGTTGTGAGCGccattgtgctgctgctgctgaccctGCTCATCCTCTGCTTCATCAAGAGGAGTAAAGGAGGAAAATACTCAG TGAAAGATAAAGAAGAGGGTCCGATGGACTCAGAAGCACGGCCTATGAAGGATGAGACTTTTGGAGAGTACAG ATCTCTAGAAAG TGACCTAGAGGAAAAGCGCACGGCCAGCCAGCCGTCCCTGGGCGAGGAGAGCAAGCTGTGCAGCGAGGACAACCTGGACTTCAACGGCAGCAGTGCCATAACCACCGAGCTCAACATGGACGAGTCTCTGGTCAGCCAGTTCAGTCGGCCCAGCGAGGGTCCAGAGGTGCTGCACGGCCTGCCAGACATCTCTCCGCTGAACCCCACCACCGTCTCCCCAGCCACCAACGGCATGCCCAACTCAGTCACCATCCTCGATTAA